Part of the Trichoderma asperellum chromosome 1, complete sequence genome is shown below.
TGATAAGAGGCCTCTCCCTTGAGGCCAGCACTAAGAGTGTCCATGGAGAAATCTCTTAGGTGTTTGGCGTAGTCATAATTGCTCGTGGTGAACGTATTAAGGCCGCTGGCAAGACCGTCGATAGAAGAGTCGAAGCTGaggtcgtcatcatcggGAAAGATGATGTGGAAGTTTTTATAGAGCTGAGCCGAGGCGAGTTCATGGAAGTGACGAGAGACGACAGCGAGGCATATCAGATCGCTTTGTGAGCACTAGATAGCAAGACAAACAAGTAAGTATGAGGTACATggatggtgtttttttttttcgtcgaagggaaatagaaagaaaatcTGACAAGGGGGACCATACGTGTGAGATGATTTCTTGCTGGGCTTCCGCAGGTAAATCGATAAACGAGAGTCGCTGCTCCTTGGACTcggccgccaccacctcgtCGCCGGCAGCGCTcgtggccatgatggattGTTGGTAGAGCAGTAGCAGGCGGCCGAGAaggcgacgaagacgagacGAAGCGAAGCGCACTCCTCAGCGCCAcagacgacgatgaggaggaggggccACGAAAGCCGGTTGTAGACAGATGGTCGATGGGATCAGTCAGCGAAGAGCAGGCAACGCCGTTTGCTCAGTTGCTGACTAGGCAGGTTGTATAACGAGACTCGCCGAGAGGACCGACGCCGGTATTGGCAGGACGCTGATGATGATACCGATGGCGATACTAGCTGATAATCTGGTGTTTGGATATGATGTGATGCAGAGGTTGTGGTAGGAGGTAAAAGTCAAGCTTCAGCCAGACTAAGGCCAGCGCCACGTTGCGAGCAGCGGCCTGAGCGAATTTCGGCCTTGTGGTCTGGTCTTGCTGTGTTTCCTACGTCGCACCGGCCCCGAAACTTCTGCTTCTGGGGCTTGACTGATTGAACTTGAGCCAGGAGCGGCAGGTGTATGGAAACATGGGGAATGGCGGCTTTGATGGGCCACACACGTGGGTAGAGAGGCTGGCTCAGCGGGGTGGAGGAGCCAATTTAGGCGACGTTGGCTGCTGGTTGGCGCTAAAGGCCCTGTAATTATGGGGTGTGGGTGTGCTGGGACCGCTTGGCCGTTCGCTAGCCTGGGCGTTGCTTGAGGGGAAACGCGCACGGGCACGAGCACTTACACCGGCCAAAGCTAATAATATGGGCGCGAtgctactagcagcagcaccatttGAATCAGCTTATGTTGTCGATATTGGATGATGGTGGCGCCTACTTACTTGTTGATACTGCCATGCCAAGATCGTCACCCATTGTCAGCACTGAGATATACATGCAAAGTGCAGCTGTGAGGTCGTAGACAAAGGTgctgtttattttcttgcaTGATACCGAGCCGTGTTGGGAGCTGCGGACCGCTGGGGGGGGGAAAGACTGTGCGATAGCAGAGCGGGTTTTTTGTCTCCAATTTGCCACCGCAAGAGGCTCGCACAACCCTAAATATTCCAACATGATGAGAGCCAGTGAGAAGGCCAGATGGTATTAGTAACGAGAGGAGATGCATGCTCAGGCAGTCTGTTGCCTGCGTGCCTGGGCACCAATGCTGCTGGAAAGCAAAAGGATTGATAAGTGTTTATCAGTCAAACCAGTATTGGCCGAAGCCCGCCATCTTTATAGGCTAAGCACTCTATCCGCATCGAATCGGTtttaatacatacatacaaccAGTGCTATTAATCTACTACGGTACAACTATTACTATCCTGGCTGGCTTCGCATGTGGTGAATTGTCATGGGCATTAAAGCCAATGAGTCATTCAGAACCTGCTTGGCTGCCTGGGGCCCGTCAACTACTCCTCCCAAAATCTGTATATCATCAACTAATGCACGTCCAACAAACAATGTCGGTCCAATCAACAACAGACAGCTCCAGCTGCAAGCTCCATCCAgtgctaccaccaccacttaACTGGCCATTTCCACTTACAAACCCAGCCTGAGGTACCGCTCAAGACAACCCCCAGAATCCTTCACCAGCGTCCGTATCGATTACATGCCGCAGCCTCACGGCCAGGTTAGGCAATTGCCGAGCGGGCCTGGCAAAAATCGCGCCACATCTCCTGCTTTAGCCGCCCCCATTGCTTGCCAACCAAAACAACGCGTTGAATAAGGCCTGGCCTGGCCGTAGCCTTGCCTGTGTCCTCTCTTTATATGGCCTACTCGCAGTGTATCGCATTAATACCTAGTCTACGTAGTGGCCTTTCTCTGCCAATTCCCCTCAATGTTTACCACATTCTGCATGCTGTGGAGCCGCATCTGCCTAAAAACCAAAACGGcgcctctgcagcagctggaacTGGACGCAGCTCCGGGCACGGCAGCCAAAAGCCGGGCGTTGTAGCCAGTACTTCGCACAGTGGCTATAAATACCACTGCCCAGCTGGTACTGATTACACGGGAGCAACCAAGTGGGCTGTGCAGAGCAAGCAAACACCTGGTTCCGTCCAGCACTTCAAACCAGCTAATGCACGCACTTTTCCTTGGCCACCACTTGGTATAAAACCATCCATGGCCCGACTGACGCTGCCGCTCCAATCCTTCTAGcgatcatcctcttcttgcttgcTGTCTTTTTCTCGTCGCTCATTGAATTAGCTGCTGAAGGGGAACAGAGCATCCCATTTCTCTCGCTCATTTCTGCATGCAACTCGAGACCGCAGCCGTTCGTTTTGCCCTGCCAAGCCATTGAGCTACCGCAGTTGCTTGACCTTAGCTCGATTCGCCACCTTGTCTAACGGTTGCCGGTCTGAACAATCGGGATAATAGATAGGAtcagagaagaagggagattgagagagagaaaataaaagaaaaatctgtTGGTGTTAAAGGGAAACAACCGACAGCATGGCAGACGCTGAAGAACCCCAGTTCAACACGCTGGCAGAGCGGATAGCTGCGTTGAACAAGCAGAAGAACTTCAGCAGCGTTGGCACCCCTGAAGCTGCTCGCAAGaaaccgccgccgcctcctcctcctggaCGCCCTTCTGCTGAAGCCCAAGGCCGGAGCCAAACTGCTCCCGTCGTGACTATCAACGGCTCGGCACATGAGACTGCACCCCGCGCACCCCCAAGACCCAAGCCAAATGCCGATGCACCGCCCCCCCTCCCTCGTCGGAATACCCAGAATGCTGCAGATGCTTCTGGCCCTCCACCTTTGCCGGCGAGGACTGGATCTTACCAGGCGTCGCCTGCACTACCGCCACGGCGAACGTCGACGATTACGGTCCCCAAGCCCTCAGGACGACGCAACTCTGCGTCATCTGAAGCATCGATGCAGTCTACCATGTCATCTCTGTCATTGACTAAGACGATTTCTTCTACCACGAGCAATGGATCCAACGGCACGGTCGTGCATAAGCTGCCACCCGTAACGGACATGGCTGACCTGCCCCCTTTGCCACCCACGAGGCGAGAATTGGAAGCAAAGGCgaaggaggaggctgcagcgaggcaagccgccgccagagagGCCAGAGAGGCCAGACCCGGTCTCCCCCCTAGACAACCATCGAGACCAGTCAGGCCCCAGGCTTCTGCAAGCACTGAGTCCGTGCCGAGACCGACACCGAAGCCTGCCCCTGTGACTGTTCAAATCCGTGGCTTTGGGACTGGGTCTCGAACAGAGCAGGCCCCACGAATGCCACCGAGGCCCAAGAttgatgccgctgccgaTGACGCTCCGCCTCCTATCCCAATGGCCTCTCGGCCCTCTGTCGCCCAGATTCaagccatctcatctcgAGCGTCACCAGCCCCTCCCGCTGTGGCCAACGATTGCTGGGTATGCAGAGATTGGAGTGGACCTGATGCTGTCGCCGCCCAGTACCCCAGAGAGGGACTGCCCCGGAATGACCCCGTTGGATATCTTGCCCGCGCACTATGTGATCCGTTCCCCTCATATAACGACAAGGCAAGAGCCATCTTCACATGGTTCCACCACAACATTGCGTATGATACCCAagccttcttcagcggcaATATCAGGGGGCAAACGCCTGAAAACACCATACTATACGGCGCAGCCGTTTGTCAAGGATATGCGGAGACGTACAAGGCGATCGCCAACAAGGCCGGCCTGGAGTGCATCGTTGTTGGCGGTCATGGCAAAGGCTATGGATATACTCCTCtgaaaaagggagaaagacCGCCGCCTGCTGACCCGAGCGGGCACGCATGGAATGCCGTCAGGGTTGATGGCGGTGTTTGGCGGCTGCTCGACGCCTGCTGGGGAGCTGGCCACATCTGCGGAAATAACAACTTGTTCAAGAAAGAATTCAGCCCAGTTCAGTTTACAAACAGCGGTCACCGCTTTGGTAATACTCATTTCCCTTCTGATGGTAGGCACCAATTCCGAGAGGATGGCCGTACTATCACTTGGGACGAATATATCATTGGCCGTTCTCAGGGTCCGCCAGTGGAAGTATTTGGCAACTGTGGCCAAGAGGGCATTGCCGAAGATTCAATCGAGCCTGCGTCGAAGGAAATATCTGTATACAGTGGCGAGATTGTTCGCTTCCAGTTCTCAAAAATATGCGAGCACTGGAAATCAGAAAAGAATGGCCGTGGAAAGCCTCCTTTGTTCCTGCTACAGTTCCACGGCGTCGATGGCCGCAAAGACGACATCATCCCGATTGAGACAGATGGCTTCTGGCACTGGGCTGATGTTAATGCTCGCGACCTTGGTGCTCCAGGCCAGTCGGTGATGGTGCTGCAGCTGACATCTATGGATGGCCAAGACGCACGGGGCGTGACCGCTCAACAGTTTCTCTCCAAGAAGGGCAAAGTTGGAATGGCTTGGGCTTATGTTGCCAAGTGGGAATTGGTTTAAAAGAGTtgggattttctttttacgaAACTGCTGTTGCAAAGTGTTTGAACAgccaaacaaacaaaacaattattaaaaaaattggcCATGATATGCTTTAGATGAGGGACATATATGCTCACGGCGACAGCCGTTGATACCCTGGTTTTTAACACGCAAAGAACTGCGCCGTAACATATAGCACTGGTATTTGAGCTTATTATTTGAGCTTGAGTCTTTTTGAATTTGCAATTGATCTAGGCAAAGACGAACGACGTCTTGGTAATGGTATTATATACACAGAAGGGAATGGCACCTGGGAAGGCTTGAGCCGCTCATTGCCAGGGTTAATATTATGAATTTTTACGACTATAATTCAAGATCAAGGAATTGACCAAATTGAAGACTTCTCATTCCCTTTGGCATACGAATATACTTCCAAACAGCTGACTCTATTGATTGTAGCAGTCTCAATGTTTCATCCCATCTTTCCATACCCCTGCATGCCCGTGTGTTCATTCTTACTCTGCACACCCCCAAGCAATTGCCAGGCCACGCACGTGCACACCCCTCCCCTGGCAATGACGAAACGCCACTTTCGGCTTTGCGACATGCTGGCTTCAACTCGTTTGTTTAGCCAGAAAATCAAGAGCATCAGCAGTTTGtatttgcttgttttctcttcctcctttcctttttttttttcctattttctGTATCCGCTCATTGTTTCTCACGGGCCCATACATCTCACCTAAAGAGATTCATCTCGATGCGACAACTTGACGATTagattcctcctcctcttccgccAAATTCTTTGCGACGGCTGGGTTGAATAGGGATACATATACCGAACCTCTACGCACGCAACGAGTCCTTGTCGCGCCGACTTCCACCTCCGCCCAAAAAACCATGCCATTGATCCAATCCGCCTCCATATAACCTCCCAGCCCGTTCCCACCATGACCGTCGCCGGCTCGCCCAGCTCCTCCGCTACGGACCTCTCCCGCACCGAAACGCTCAGCCTCGTCACCCTCTCCGGCGCCTCGCTCGCCATCCTCGCAAACACCTTCCACGGCGATGGCGAACCCCTCATTGCGTCGCTGGCGCTGTCGCTCATTGCCTTTTCGCTCTGCTACGCCATGATCCGGTGGCTCGGCCCGACGTTTATCAAAGCTGGCTTTCGAGGCCGCGACTTGAGCAAGGTCAACGGCGTCGAGATTCCAGAGTGCATGGGCGCGGTTTGCGCCGCGGTGTATCTCATCaccgtcatcatcttcatacCGTTCCCTTTTTACAAAGATATAGTTGCGGCGACCAGCGGAGGCGGAAACCGAGACGTTGTGGTTGAGATCCAGTATGCCGACGAAGGACGCTTTCTGCATCGCTTCCCCCATAATAAGGTGAGAGAGatagaaggagagagagagagtagagagtcATCCTCCAGCTCATTATACTAATTGTCACGAATCTAGCTCGCATCCTACCTTGGCGCCATCATTTCGCTCCAGACCATTGCATTGCTCGGCATCGGCGACGACCTCTTCGACATTCGATGGCGACACAAATGGTGGATTCCCGGCCTGGCCTCCATCCCTCTTCTCGTCGTCTACTTTGTCGACTTCGACGTCACCTCCATCGTCATCCCcgtccagctccagcccTACCTCGGCGAGCTCTTCGACCTCGGCTTCCTCTACTACGTCTACATGGCCTGCGTCGCCATGTTCTGCCCCCAGAGCATCAACATGTTCGCCGGCATCAACGGCATCGAAGTCTCCCAGTGCATCGTCGTGTCCCTCCTCATCGCCTTCAACGATTGCCTCTACCTCTTTACGCCGTACCCCCACCCGGCCACCGACTcccatctcttctcgcttTACTTCCTCCTCCCCTGGATCGGCGTCTCCTGCGCGCTGCTCTACCACAACTGGTACCCGGCAAAGGTCTTCGTCGGCGACACCTACTGCTACTTCTCCGGCATGGTCTTCGCCGTCGTCGGCATCCTCGGCCACTTCTCCAAGACGCTCGGCCTGCTCCTCGTCCCGCAGCTCTTCAACTTCCTCTACTCCTGCCCTCAGATCTTCGGCCTCATTCCCTGCCCGCGCCACCGCCTCCCGAAATTCAACGCCCGCACCGGCCTTATGGAGCCCTCCATCACGCCCTGGAGCCCTGACCGACAACCCCATCCTCTTGTTGCCCAGGCATTGCTCTTTCTCCATCGCGTGCGCCTCGTCAAGGTTACGACAGATGAAAAGGGCCTCTTTGTCGAAACCAGCAACCTGACTCTCCTCAACCTATGGCTCGTCTGGCGGGGCCCCCTGAAGGAAAACCGTCTTGCCTTGGAGGTGACGATGCTGCAGCTCGGCGTTGGTCTGTTTGGCCTGTTTGTCAGGCACAAGCTTGCACTATTAATCTTTAAGGAAGATAACTGGGGCAGCACAGGACAGCATTaagaaaggggggggagCAAAACTCATTTTATTGATGAAGCCTTgtgatattatatatatagttggtttctgctttttttttaggccACAATGTGCTATTAGATACCTACTCAGCGGATAAAAAACCAGATACTAGATACTAAAGAAGTGGCTGTAGGGATTTAAAATCGtggtactccgtacaagcTAAGAGATAGAATTTATaaccagaaaaaaaaaaaaattaaataaatggCATGGCCGTATTGCCAGCGTCTGAAAGCAAAGACGTCTATGAGTTATCAATCTTcataaagagagaaaagcgcAACTTCTAGAGCTTTGTGCAAACGCATCCATTCTATAACTAGAGAGTgcatagaaaaaaaaaaggacctcGTCCAAAAGAACCCTTGTAAATTTTTTGTTCAATAGTTCTATCTGACTACCTCATACTTTGAACCCGGtttcaaagagagagaaaaaaaaaatgtaacCTTCTGCCACAGGAACAAGCCTTGTTCACAAACCCAAacgtggaaaaaaaaaagcgaacATCTGCATCAATTATTTCACATGTCGTCGTCTCAGCCCAGAACCACCCAAGAACCCAAAGGGCCATTCGGCCGTCAATCCTATCAGGCCGAGCAgggaaaacaagaaaatgaTGCTCCCGTACTACCCTCAAACCCTTTCCcttccatccatccatccactcaTCCAGTTAAAAAtcataataatagtaaaagtacACAGGACCCCAAGATAAGTcctagttttttaaaaacgcGGTGGGAGAAAATCAGTTATGTCCTGAAGTAGTACGCCCCTCCTcttgaaaaaggaaaatgaaaaaaaaaaaaaagaaaagaagagaagaaaaaaagaaagcaggaAAATATTCCCCGGGCCCTAATGTCCAGCAGACTCCATTTTGTATATATCCGGAGCGTTGCATTGCGAAAGATGCCTTTGACTCGCTCCCTTGACCAGTATAACCTCCAAAGCCAGGCCGGATCAAGGGTTCAAGATAACGGGTGAACTCCTTGCGTCGGCCTTGCGGCTTGGAATCTTCCTTGGCGCCAAACCTCAATTCCATTCTTCCCTGTTGCCCTGAACGCCTATAAATAGAatc
Proteins encoded:
- a CDS encoding uncharacterized protein (EggNog:ENOG41~MEROPS:MER0472834); protein product: MADAEEPQFNTLAERIAALNKQKNFSSVGTPEAARKKPPPPPPPGRPSAEAQGRSQTAPVVTINGSAHETAPRAPPRPKPNADAPPPLPRRNTQNAADASGPPPLPARTGSYQASPALPPRRTSTITVPKPSGRRNSASSEASMQSTMSSLSLTKTISSTTSNGSNGTVVHKLPPVTDMADLPPLPPTRRELEAKAKEEAAARQAAAREAREARPGLPPRQPSRPVRPQASASTESVPRPTPKPAPVTVQIRGFGTGSRTEQAPRMPPRPKIDAAADDAPPPIPMASRPSVAQIQAISSRASPAPPAVANDCWVCRDWSGPDAVAAQYPREGLPRNDPVGYLARALCDPFPSYNDKARAIFTWFHHNIAYDTQAFFSGNIRGQTPENTILYGAAVCQGYAETYKAIANKAGLECIVVGGHGKGYGYTPLKKGERPPPADPSGHAWNAVRVDGGVWRLLDACWGAGHICGNNNLFKKEFSPVQFTNSGHRFGNTHFPSDGRHQFREDGRTITWDEYIIGRSQGPPVEVFGNCGQEGIAEDSIEPASKEISVYSGEIVRFQFSKICEHWKSEKNGRGKPPLFLLQFHGVDGRKDDIIPIETDGFWHWADVNARDLGAPGQSVMVLQLTSMDGQDARGVTAQQFLSKKGKVGMAWAYVAKWELV
- a CDS encoding uncharacterized protein (TransMembrane:11 (i20-38o44-66i87-109o148-167i179-195o215-233i245-267o279-298i310-328o334-354i435-453o)); the encoded protein is MTVAGSPSSSATDLSRTETLSLVTLSGASLAILANTFHGDGEPLIASLALSLIAFSLCYAMIRWLGPTFIKAGFRGRDLSKVNGVEIPECMGAVCAAVYLITVIIFIPFPFYKDIVAATSGGGNRDVVVEIQYADEGRFLHRFPHNKLASYLGAIISLQTIALLGIGDDLFDIRWRHKWWIPGLASIPLLVVYFVDFDVTSIVIPVQLQPYLGELFDLGFLYYVYMACVAMFCPQSINMFAGINGIEVSQCIVVSLLIAFNDCLYLFTPYPHPATDSHLFSLYFLLPWIGVSCALLYHNWYPAKVFVGDTYCYFSGMVFAVVGILGHFSKTLGLLLVPQLFNFLYSCPQIFGLIPCPRHRLPKFNARTGLMEPSITPWSPDRQPHPLVAQALLFLHRVRLVKVTTDEKGLFVETSNLTLLNLWLVWRGPLKENRLALEVTMLQLGVGLFGLFVRHKLALLIFKEDNWGSTGQH